The nucleotide window CGTGACGATAACCCTTGGTGGAAGTTACTGCGGGAGCTGACGGATCTCGTGGCGGAGGACGCGCGCGGCAACTACATCGTGTGTACGCCAGACTTGGGCGGATCGGCGGATGTCTTGCTGAACCTGCGCGGACCAGAAAACCTGTGCGTCGATGTGATGATGCAGCCGGATTTCATTCGCGATCAAATCGACGCCATTTATCCTGCATGGAGGGAAGCGTTCACGGGACTGTATCGGCGAGCAATGCAGGCGGGGGCGGGATTGTTTCACTGGTTGTGCCTGTGGTCCAACCGGCCTTACATGGTGCCCGCCTGCGACTTCAATTACCTGATCAGTCCGGAAGTGTTCAATTCGGTGTGCCTGCCAGATATTGCGCGGCAGGCGGCTACGGTTGGTAGGGCCGTGTTTCATCTCGACGGGAGCGGCGCGGCACGGCATATTGACGCGTTGCTTGAAGTGCCGGATATCAAAGCGATCCAGTTCACCCCCGGCGAAGGGACGCCATCGGCATTGCCGTGGGTGGACATGTTCAAGAAGATACAGGCAAAGGGAAAGTCGGTGCTTATCTTCGCGCCGGCGAATGAAGTTCTCACGTTATGTGATGAGTTGAAGCCCGAAGGATTAGCCTTCTCTGTGACGGTGCCCAAAGAACCGTGCGAGGTCGAAGACGTCTTCTATCAGGTGTGTCGTCGATTCGGCGTATAGGGGGATTGACTATGAGGCCATTCTGTTCAGTCATGGCAACGTTATTGTTGTTAGTCCTGACGGTTTCCACGACCGAGGTTCAGGCGGGTGAGCCTTCGGCAGACCTTAAGTCTGCGGCAAAGGAACTTGGCAACCTTCATTTCGGCATGTTCATCTGCTGGTCGTTAAGTACGTTCTCGGGTTACGAGTGGACGCGCGGCGTTTCAGACCCCGAGTTTTTCAAAGCGACAGGTTGTGACACGGACCAATGGTGCAGAGTGGCGAAGGACGCAGGGATGGGGTACATCCTGTTCTTGACGAAACACCACGATGGATTCTGCCTTTGGGATACGAAGACGACAGCCTTCAAAGTGACCAATAGCCCGTTAAAACGGGACGTGCTGGCGGAACTGCGCAAGTCGTGCGACAAATATGGACTGGAGCTGGCGTTGTACTTCTCTGAAGGCGATTGGACCTGGCTCAAAGACGTGCCGCAAGACGGTATGGTGCCGGGGAGTCCGAAGTGGGGTGATGAGGTGTGGGCCTCTAGCGACAATGCCGAGGTCAAGAAAGCGCAACTCAAGGAATTGGTGACGGAATACGGTCCCATCGCGTTTTTCTGGATGGATCACGCTCAGGGCACCGGGGGGCTGGGACACAAAGAAACGGCGGACTGGGTTCATCAGTTTCAGCCTGCGTGTCTTGTCGGCTCCAATCATGGGGAACCGGCGGGTGACCTTGCCCTTCGAGAGATGGGGAAAGCCGGTCCCTTGGGTGATTCTGGCGCTTCCAAGTACAACAAGGAGGGGGAAGCAAGCTATCAAGGGTACTTGCTGGCGGAGTTCACGTATCCGATTCTTCCCAAACACGAAGGTGGCGCAGACTGGTTCTACTCGCTACCCAAACACGACGCCCTGTGCATTCCGTCTGAGAGGATAGTTGGAGACTACAACGAAGCCGTGAAATACGGAAACATCTTCTCGCTGGATGTCGGCCCCAACTACGAGGGCAAGCTCAGGGATATCGATGTGGTTACCTTGCAGGAGGTGGGCAAGAGAATACGGGGAGAATGAGACACGAACCGGGGGTGGTACCCTTGACAGGTCATAGGACGGATCGGTCGGATCCGACGGATCGGTCCTATGATATGCGCACTTCCCTTGAGTGAAATCGTCTACTCCGGTCGTCTATTCTGTTCCGTATACCTAATTAA belongs to Candidatus Hydrogenedentota bacterium and includes:
- a CDS encoding alpha-L-fucosidase, producing the protein MRPFCSVMATLLLLVLTVSTTEVQAGEPSADLKSAAKELGNLHFGMFICWSLSTFSGYEWTRGVSDPEFFKATGCDTDQWCRVAKDAGMGYILFLTKHHDGFCLWDTKTTAFKVTNSPLKRDVLAELRKSCDKYGLELALYFSEGDWTWLKDVPQDGMVPGSPKWGDEVWASSDNAEVKKAQLKELVTEYGPIAFFWMDHAQGTGGLGHKETADWVHQFQPACLVGSNHGEPAGDLALREMGKAGPLGDSGASKYNKEGEASYQGYLLAEFTYPILPKHEGGADWFYSLPKHDALCIPSERIVGDYNEAVKYGNIFSLDVGPNYEGKLRDIDVVTLQEVGKRIRGE